In Camelina sativa cultivar DH55 chromosome 16, Cs, whole genome shotgun sequence, a single window of DNA contains:
- the LOC104752293 gene encoding chromatin modification-related protein EAF7-like isoform X2 has product MTLTRTLNVLDEIESLVSDQLQVVSYKWLSRNFSLSSNTAKRLLKDFVEKHGKGFEVVYIVSGCLKNRPSDYSVKLASSTQLPEVEKEFNGKYSVHIYSVQASIPIDPAAIWNAEFVQAEELSRQPSATENCLRGNRFCGISNSFVKRNIEGTTGNVTAPRTESVRTTVQSKSSLDFQKGTVLSNQGKSFQHSSHQAKSETNAAPAQNQSVKSSSDKEKSFPVPPNKKNGQGEKSVTGTGGSLKNMWGRVPVKTEDKSAKTEVKNHSTDHSEDQKPSHDADKKGGSDDENQDVNFKRAPKSENRKRKVIFDFSDEEYEDVISLASPSSPKVNSRTDGDLNSEDSGPEKPDAGVSREIKSDEQEVSKEDREKTASIDASTTLSMEKIQAICSEAEVNPSKGRIAEAPSLPKRKKTLKTRIDERGREVTEVVWEETETKVKKEEDTDTNKKLNDGKNANAVNRAQKKSPAIGNAAATNIGGKVGSKKGGNVKDPKQGNIMSFFKKV; this is encoded by the exons ATGACCCTCACCCGTACCCTTAATGTTCTCGATGAAATTGAGTCTCTCGTCTCCGATCAGCTTCAAGTG GTATCTTACAAATGGCTCAGTCGAAATTTCTCCCTTTCATCAAATACTGCCAAGAG GTTGCTTAAGGATTTTGTAGAGAAACATGGCAAGGGTTTTGAAGTTGTATATATTGTGTCCGGGTGCCTAAAGAACAGACCTTCCGATTACTCCGTTAAGCTTGCTTCCAGTACCCAACTTCCAG AAGTGGAGAAAGAGTTCAATGGAAAATATTCAGTACATATCTACAGTGTTCAAGCTAGTATTCCAATTGATCCAGCAGCCATATGGAATGCTGAATTTGTACAAGCAGAAGAACTCTCCAGGCAGCCTTCTGCCACTGAGAATTGCTTGAGAGGCAACAG GTTTTGTGGCATCTCCAATTCTTTTGTAAAGCGTAACATAGAGGGAACCACTGGCAATGTTACAGCCCCACGAACTGAAAGTGTGAGAACTACAGTACAATCTAAAAGTAGCTTAGATTTTCAAAAGGGTACAGTTCTATCAAACCAGGGAAAGAGTTTTCAGCACTCAAGCCATCAGGCTAAGAGTGAAACTAATGCTGCTCCAGCTCAAAACCAGTCTGTAAAGTCCTCTTCGGATAAAGAAAAATCTTTTCCTGTACCTCCTAATAAGAAGAATGGGCAGGGCGAAAAAAGCGTGACTGGAACTGGTGGTTCATTGAAAAATATGTGGGGCCGTGTGCCTGTGAAAACGGAAGATAAGTCTGCGAAAACAGAGGTTAAAAATCACAGTACTGATCATTCGG AAGACCAAAAACCTTCTCATGATGCTGACAAGAAGGGAGGCAGCGATGATGAGAATCAAGACGTCAATTTCAAGAGAGCGCCTAAGAGTGAGAACAGAAAAAGGAAggtgatatttgatttttcagATGAAGAGTACGAAGATGTTATCAGCTTAGCGTCTCCTAGCAGTCCAAAGGTTAATTCACGTACAGATGGTGATCTCAATTCCGAAGATTCAGGTCCAGAGAAGCCTGATGCAGGTGTTTCTCGAGAGATAAAATCTGATGAACAAGAGGTCAGTAAAGAAGACAGGGAAAAAACTGCTTCTATTGATGCTTCTACGACTTTGTCAATGGAGAAGATCCAGGCCATTTGTTCCGAAGCTGAAGTTAATCCCTCAAAGGGAAGAATTGCTGAAGCTCCTAGCTTACCGAAAAGGAAAAAGACGTTGAAGACACGTATTGACGAACGTGGAAGAGAAG TAACCGAGGTAGTGTGGGAGGAGACAGAAACGAAggtgaagaaggaagaggatACTGATACAAATAAGAAGCTAAATGACGGCAAAAACGCAAATGCTGTTAATAG AGCACAGAAGAAGAGCCCGGCCATTGGAAATGCGGCAGCCACAAATATTGGAGGAAAAGTAGGAAGCAAGAAAGGAGGAAACGTTAAAGATCCAAAGCAAGGGAACATAATGTCATTCTTCAAGAAAGTTTAA
- the LOC104752293 gene encoding uncharacterized protein LOC104752293 isoform X3, whose translation MTLTRTLNVLDEIESLVSDQLQVVSYKWLSRNFSLSSNTAKRLLKDFVEKHGKGFEVVYIVSGCLKNRPSDYSVKLASSTQLPEVEKEFNGKYSVHIYSVQASIPIDPAAIWNAEFVQAEELSRQPSATENCLRGNRFCGISNSFVKRNIEGTTGNVTAPRTESVRTTVQSKSSLDFQKGTVLSNQGKSFQHSSHQAKSETNAAPAQNQSVKSSSDKEKSFPVPPNKKNGQGEKSVTGTGGSLKNMWGRVPVKTEDKSAKTEVKNHSTDHSDQKPSHDADKKGGSDDENQDVNFKRAPKSENRKRKVIFDFSDEEYEDVISLASPSSPKVNSRTDGDLNSEDSGPEKPDAGVSREIKSDEQEVSKEDREKTASIDASTTLSMEKIQAICSEAEVNPSKGRIAEAPSLPKRKKTLKTRIDERGREVTEVVWEETETKVKKEEDTDTNKKLNDGKNANAVNRAQKKSPAIGNAAATNIGGKVGSKKGGNVKDPKQGNIMSFFKKV comes from the exons ATGACCCTCACCCGTACCCTTAATGTTCTCGATGAAATTGAGTCTCTCGTCTCCGATCAGCTTCAAGTG GTATCTTACAAATGGCTCAGTCGAAATTTCTCCCTTTCATCAAATACTGCCAAGAG GTTGCTTAAGGATTTTGTAGAGAAACATGGCAAGGGTTTTGAAGTTGTATATATTGTGTCCGGGTGCCTAAAGAACAGACCTTCCGATTACTCCGTTAAGCTTGCTTCCAGTACCCAACTTCCAG AAGTGGAGAAAGAGTTCAATGGAAAATATTCAGTACATATCTACAGTGTTCAAGCTAGTATTCCAATTGATCCAGCAGCCATATGGAATGCTGAATTTGTACAAGCAGAAGAACTCTCCAGGCAGCCTTCTGCCACTGAGAATTGCTTGAGAGGCAACAG GTTTTGTGGCATCTCCAATTCTTTTGTAAAGCGTAACATAGAGGGAACCACTGGCAATGTTACAGCCCCACGAACTGAAAGTGTGAGAACTACAGTACAATCTAAAAGTAGCTTAGATTTTCAAAAGGGTACAGTTCTATCAAACCAGGGAAAGAGTTTTCAGCACTCAAGCCATCAGGCTAAGAGTGAAACTAATGCTGCTCCAGCTCAAAACCAGTCTGTAAAGTCCTCTTCGGATAAAGAAAAATCTTTTCCTGTACCTCCTAATAAGAAGAATGGGCAGGGCGAAAAAAGCGTGACTGGAACTGGTGGTTCATTGAAAAATATGTGGGGCCGTGTGCCTGTGAAAACGGAAGATAAGTCTGCGAAAACAGAGGTTAAAAATCACAGTACTGATCATTCGG ACCAAAAACCTTCTCATGATGCTGACAAGAAGGGAGGCAGCGATGATGAGAATCAAGACGTCAATTTCAAGAGAGCGCCTAAGAGTGAGAACAGAAAAAGGAAggtgatatttgatttttcagATGAAGAGTACGAAGATGTTATCAGCTTAGCGTCTCCTAGCAGTCCAAAGGTTAATTCACGTACAGATGGTGATCTCAATTCCGAAGATTCAGGTCCAGAGAAGCCTGATGCAGGTGTTTCTCGAGAGATAAAATCTGATGAACAAGAGGTCAGTAAAGAAGACAGGGAAAAAACTGCTTCTATTGATGCTTCTACGACTTTGTCAATGGAGAAGATCCAGGCCATTTGTTCCGAAGCTGAAGTTAATCCCTCAAAGGGAAGAATTGCTGAAGCTCCTAGCTTACCGAAAAGGAAAAAGACGTTGAAGACACGTATTGACGAACGTGGAAGAGAAG TAACCGAGGTAGTGTGGGAGGAGACAGAAACGAAggtgaagaaggaagaggatACTGATACAAATAAGAAGCTAAATGACGGCAAAAACGCAAATGCTGTTAATAG AGCACAGAAGAAGAGCCCGGCCATTGGAAATGCGGCAGCCACAAATATTGGAGGAAAAGTAGGAAGCAAGAAAGGAGGAAACGTTAAAGATCCAAAGCAAGGGAACATAATGTCATTCTTCAAGAAAGTTTAA
- the LOC104752293 gene encoding uncharacterized protein LOC104752293 isoform X1, translating into MTLTRTLNVLDEIESLVSDQLQVVSYKWLSRNFSLSSNTAKRLLKDFVEKHGKGFEVVYIVSGCLKNRPSDYSVKLASSTQLPEVEKEFNGKYSVHIYSVQASIPIDPAAIWNAEFVQAEELSRQPSATENCLRGNRFCGISNSFVKRNIEGTTGNVTAPRTESVRTTVQSKSSLDFQKGTVLSNQGKSFQHSSHQAKSETNAAPAQNQSVKSSSDKEKSFPVPPNKKNGQGEKSVTGTGGSLKNMWGRVPVKTEDKSAKTEVKNHSTDHSVSFVPQCSVIGAEDQKPSHDADKKGGSDDENQDVNFKRAPKSENRKRKVIFDFSDEEYEDVISLASPSSPKVNSRTDGDLNSEDSGPEKPDAGVSREIKSDEQEVSKEDREKTASIDASTTLSMEKIQAICSEAEVNPSKGRIAEAPSLPKRKKTLKTRIDERGREVTEVVWEETETKVKKEEDTDTNKKLNDGKNANAVNRAQKKSPAIGNAAATNIGGKVGSKKGGNVKDPKQGNIMSFFKKV; encoded by the exons ATGACCCTCACCCGTACCCTTAATGTTCTCGATGAAATTGAGTCTCTCGTCTCCGATCAGCTTCAAGTG GTATCTTACAAATGGCTCAGTCGAAATTTCTCCCTTTCATCAAATACTGCCAAGAG GTTGCTTAAGGATTTTGTAGAGAAACATGGCAAGGGTTTTGAAGTTGTATATATTGTGTCCGGGTGCCTAAAGAACAGACCTTCCGATTACTCCGTTAAGCTTGCTTCCAGTACCCAACTTCCAG AAGTGGAGAAAGAGTTCAATGGAAAATATTCAGTACATATCTACAGTGTTCAAGCTAGTATTCCAATTGATCCAGCAGCCATATGGAATGCTGAATTTGTACAAGCAGAAGAACTCTCCAGGCAGCCTTCTGCCACTGAGAATTGCTTGAGAGGCAACAG GTTTTGTGGCATCTCCAATTCTTTTGTAAAGCGTAACATAGAGGGAACCACTGGCAATGTTACAGCCCCACGAACTGAAAGTGTGAGAACTACAGTACAATCTAAAAGTAGCTTAGATTTTCAAAAGGGTACAGTTCTATCAAACCAGGGAAAGAGTTTTCAGCACTCAAGCCATCAGGCTAAGAGTGAAACTAATGCTGCTCCAGCTCAAAACCAGTCTGTAAAGTCCTCTTCGGATAAAGAAAAATCTTTTCCTGTACCTCCTAATAAGAAGAATGGGCAGGGCGAAAAAAGCGTGACTGGAACTGGTGGTTCATTGAAAAATATGTGGGGCCGTGTGCCTGTGAAAACGGAAGATAAGTCTGCGAAAACAGAGGTTAAAAATCACAGTACTGATCATTCGG TTAGTTTTGTTCCTCAATGTTCTGTAATTGGTGCAGAAGACCAAAAACCTTCTCATGATGCTGACAAGAAGGGAGGCAGCGATGATGAGAATCAAGACGTCAATTTCAAGAGAGCGCCTAAGAGTGAGAACAGAAAAAGGAAggtgatatttgatttttcagATGAAGAGTACGAAGATGTTATCAGCTTAGCGTCTCCTAGCAGTCCAAAGGTTAATTCACGTACAGATGGTGATCTCAATTCCGAAGATTCAGGTCCAGAGAAGCCTGATGCAGGTGTTTCTCGAGAGATAAAATCTGATGAACAAGAGGTCAGTAAAGAAGACAGGGAAAAAACTGCTTCTATTGATGCTTCTACGACTTTGTCAATGGAGAAGATCCAGGCCATTTGTTCCGAAGCTGAAGTTAATCCCTCAAAGGGAAGAATTGCTGAAGCTCCTAGCTTACCGAAAAGGAAAAAGACGTTGAAGACACGTATTGACGAACGTGGAAGAGAAG TAACCGAGGTAGTGTGGGAGGAGACAGAAACGAAggtgaagaaggaagaggatACTGATACAAATAAGAAGCTAAATGACGGCAAAAACGCAAATGCTGTTAATAG AGCACAGAAGAAGAGCCCGGCCATTGGAAATGCGGCAGCCACAAATATTGGAGGAAAAGTAGGAAGCAAGAAAGGAGGAAACGTTAAAGATCCAAAGCAAGGGAACATAATGTCATTCTTCAAGAAAGTTTAA
- the LOC104752296 gene encoding gamma-glutamyl hydrolase 1, whose amino-acid sequence MWSCIYLSMLLFAWKDISVAAKAADSSDSIFLPSQTGSRSPVCSAQDPNLNYRPVIGILSHPGDGASGRLTNDTSSTYIAASYVKFAEAGGARVIPLIYNEPEELLFQKLELVNGVIFTGGWAKKYEYFETVKKIFNKALERNDAGEHFPVYGICLGFELMSIIISQNRDILERFDAEDNASSLQFVDNVNLEGTLFQRFPPPLLKKVSTDCLVMQKHKYGITPANFQGNPALSSFFEILTTCIDENSKTYVSTVKAKRYPITGFQWHPEKNAFEWGSSAIPHSEDAIQVTQHAANYLVSEARKSLNRAPPKKVLSNLIYNYKPTYCGYAGRGYDEVYIFTQPRSRF is encoded by the exons ATGTGGAGTTGCATCTATTTGTCGATGCTACTCTTCGCTTGGAAAGATATCAGTGTGGCGGCGAAAGCTGCCGATTCGTCTGATTCGATTTTTCTCCCTAGTCAAACCGGTTCTCGGAGTCCCGTTTGCTCCGCGCAGGATCCGAACCTTAACTACAGGCCGGTCATCGGTATCCTGAGCCACCCTGGCGACGGCGCGTCGGGTCGGTTGACCAATGATACTAGCTCGACGTACATCGCCGCTTCGTATGTGAAATTCGCTGAGGCAGGTGGAGCTCGTGTTATCCCATTAATCTACAACGAGCCTGAAGAATTGCTCTTTCAG AAGCTAGAACTAGTCAATGGTGTGATATTCACTGGTGGTTGGgctaaaaaatatgaatatttcgAGACCGTCAAAAAAATCTTCAAT AAAGCTTTGGAGAGAAACGATGCTGGAGAGCATTTTCCTGTTTATGGGATTTGCTTAGGATTCGAGCTTATGTCAATCATCATAAGTCAG AACAGAGACATTCTTGAAAGATTTGATGCAGAAGATAATGCATCTAGTCTCCAATTTGTTGACAACGTTAATCTTGAAGGAACTTTATTCCAAAG ATTCCCTCCACCTTTGTTGAAAAAAGTCAGCACAGATTGTTTGGTTATGCAGAAACACAAG TATGGTATCACACCAGCAAACTTTCAAGGCAATCCTGCTTTGTCtagtttttttgaaatcctcaCAACCTGCATTGATGAAAACAGCAAG ACTTATGTTTCAACTGTTAAAGCAAAGAGATACCCAATAACTGGTTTCCAGTGGCATCCTGAG AAAAATGCATTTGAATGGGGATCATCCGCAATTCCTCACTCTGAGGACGCAATCCAGGTGACGCAGCATGCTGCAAATTATTTAGTCAG TGAAGCAAGGAAGTCACTGAACAGAGCACCACCTAAGAAAGTGCTGAGCAATCTCATATACAACTATAAGCCAACATACTGTGGATACGCAGG GAGGGGTTATGACGAGGTTTACATTTTCACACAACCAAGATCCCGTTTCTAA
- the LOC104752295 gene encoding gamma-glutamyl hydrolase 2-like produces MKFHISRFIILSEMWSYVWLVPVVVLSVFKDITVMAKANESPAAIFLPSQIGLDDSPRSPLVVCSAPDLNLNYRPVIGILSHPGDGASGRLNNATNASNIAASYVKLAEAGGARVIPLIYNEPEELLFQKLELVNGVILTGGWAKEGLYFEIVKKIFYKVLERNDAGEHFPLYAICLGFELLTMIVSQNRGIFEKVDARNCASSLQFIENVNIEGTVFQRFPPELFNQLSTDCLVMQNHQYGISPDSFEGTVALSNFFNIVTTCSDNHNKIYVSTVKSKQYPVTGFQWHPEKNAFEWGLSGIPHSEDAIQVTQHVANYLVSEARKSQNRPSSEKVLSNLIYNYTPTYCGYEGRGYDEVYIFTQERSLL; encoded by the exons ATGAAATTTCACATCTCGCGTTTCATCATCCTCTCTGAGATGTGGAGCTACGTCTGGTTAGTACCGGTGGTGGTACTATCCGTGTTCAAAGATATCACCGTAATGGCCAAAGCCAACGAGTCGCCTGCGGCGATTTTCCTCCCTAGTCAAATCGGACTCGATGATTCACCTCGGAGTCCTCTTGTGGTATGCTCCGCGCCTGATCTGAACCTCAATTACAGACCGGTTATCGGGATTCTGAGCCATCCTGGAGACGGCGCGTCGGGTCGTTTGAACAATGCTACGAACGCGTCGAACATTGCGGCGTCGTATGTGAAATTGGCTGAAGCTGGTGGAGCACGCGTTATCCCCCTCATATATAACGAGCCCGAAGAACTTCTCTTCCAG AAGCTAGAGTTGGTCAACGGTGTGATACTCACTGGTGGTTGGGCTAAAGAAGGATTGTATTTTGAAATCGTCAAGAAAATCTTCTAT AAAGTTTTGGAAAGAAACGATGCTGGTGAGCACTTTCCATTATATGCTATTTGCCTCGGCTTTGAGCTCTTGACAATGATCGTTAGTCAG AACAGAGGCATCTTTGAAAAAGTTGATGCAAGAAATTGTGCATCAAGTCTTCAGTTcattgaaaatgttaatatcgAAGGAACCGTATTCCAAAG ATTTCCACCAGAGTTGTTTAACCAGCTTAGTACAGACTGTTTGGTTATGCAGAACCATCAG TATGGTATATCACCAGACAGCTTTGAAGGCACTGTTGCTCTGTCTAATTTCTTTAACATCGTCACAACATGCAGTGATAACCACAACAAG aTATATGTTTCAACagttaaatcaaaacaatatcCAGTGACGGGATTCCAGTGGCATCCGGAG AAGAATGCATTCGAGTGGGGGTTATCCGGCATTCCACACTCTGAGGACGCGATCCAGGTGACTCAGCACGTTGCAAATTATTTAGTCAG TGAAGCAAGGAAGTCACAGAACAGACCATCTTCTGAGAAAGTGCTGAGCAATCTCATTTATAACTACACCCCTACTTACTGTGGATATGAAGG GAGAGGTTACGACGAGGTTTACATTTTCACACAAGAACGATCTCTTCTCTGA